Genomic window (Staphylococcus debuckii):
TCTCAATTATTTTCGGTGTAGTATTTGTTGTTTTATCAATCGGTTCTGCTTTGATAGGTGCGATTGGACAATAATAAAATATATGTACATATAAGCGAGAGGTACAAGGACATTATTTTGTCCTTGTCCTTTTTACTTTCAATTGATTTAACTATCTTTTAATATAACTAATAATTATGAATATAGGAGATTTCAAATGACTGAAAAATTATTATCTATCAAAACCAAAGATGATTTCATTTTAAAAACTCATGTAATTCCAGCTGCCGAGAAACCGAAAGGCGTTATTGTTTATTACCATGGGGGTGGGTTGATTTCCGGTTCTCCAACTGATTTAAATGAAAATATTGTTAAGATACTTACACAATCTTTTCACTTAGTACTGGCACCTTACCGTCTCGCTCCAGAATCTGATTTTGAAACTATTATTTCAGATGCAATCGCCGTATTTGATGAAATTGATAAATTATATTCTGACTTACCCCTATTTACTTTCGGTCGTTCTTCAGGCGGTTATCTAGCTATTCAAATAGCCAATCATAGAAAAGTAGACGGTATCTTAGATTTCTATGGCTATAGTCAAATAGATTTAACTGAATTTCGTCATGAACATGAAATTTTCAAACGCAAAACTTCAAAGCTGACTGAACCTATGATCCAACTTATGTTGCAATCTTCTCCTATTACTTCCGGTCCGACTCAAATTCGTTACCCGCTCTATCTGTATACGAGAGGTAATGCTTTATGGTATGAATATGTCGGAATAGAAGACGCTTCTGCAAGTCGCTTTAATCTTTCAGATGCAGCACTCAAAAAGCTTCCACCTATTTTTATCGCACACGCTGTAAACGATATCGATGTACCTTACAGTGAAGCTTTAAGATTGCATCATTCAGTTTTAAACAGTTCTCTTGTAAGTATTCCAACAGATGAACATGATTTCGATAGAGTAATGACTCCAGAAGTAGCAGAAGTTTATCAAAAGGCCGTTGATTTTTTAATAGGACTGCTCACTTAGATAAACAGAGATTATACTAAACTACTCTTTAAAATTGTCTGAATTATGATGTTCATAGGCTAATAGTTGTTTCTTAATTTCGAGCCCACCGCCATATCCAGTTAAACTGTTATTTTGACCAACTACACGATGACATGGAATGATAATAGAAATCGGATTGCTACCGACAGCCCCGCCTACTGCTTGTGCCGCCATTTTCTTTTTGCCGCGCATTTCAGCAAGCTTTTTGGCAATTTCTCCATATGTCACTGTCTTGCCATATGGAATCTTAGTAAGTTCGTTCCAGACTTGTTCTCTGAACTCTGTTCCCACAGCTTTATAAGGAAAGTTGATTTCTGGATTCTTTCCTTCAAAGTATGCATCCAACCATGTACTTACTTTCTTGAATATCTCCTGCTCATCTTGATTTATCTTTTCTAAATGTGGGTTATCTTTATTCAATTGTCCTTCATAATAAACTCCAGTTAAGTTTTCACCATCTGATTCTAATGTCAAGATACCAACTGGTGATTGATAATCAGTAATATACATTTTAAGTCACCCTTCTTTTTTCGCCTTCATTAATATAAACGCTCTTTCTGCTCTTTTTTCTTCTTTTTCAAAAAAATTCTCAACAATAGTATGTATGAAAAAGAGACACACCTCAAATTAGATGCGCCCCTTAATACTATTAATTCAATTATTGTTCATCGTCTTCTTCTTTACGACGTCTCCAGAATAAGAAGATGGAGCCGAGTACTGCGAACTCTATTCCAGTTATCGTTTTACCTCCTTCATTTTTACCTTCTAAAATAAAAAACGACTTTCAACAATGAAAAGTCGTCTCAATAATATTTTATTTAAAATAACCAGAACTTATTCTTTTTGGGAATACTCGGAATATC
Coding sequences:
- a CDS encoding alpha/beta hydrolase, whose product is MTEKLLSIKTKDDFILKTHVIPAAEKPKGVIVYYHGGGLISGSPTDLNENIVKILTQSFHLVLAPYRLAPESDFETIISDAIAVFDEIDKLYSDLPLFTFGRSSGGYLAIQIANHRKVDGILDFYGYSQIDLTEFRHEHEIFKRKTSKLTEPMIQLMLQSSPITSGPTQIRYPLYLYTRGNALWYEYVGIEDASASRFNLSDAALKKLPPIFIAHAVNDIDVPYSEALRLHHSVLNSSLVSIPTDEHDFDRVMTPEVAEVYQKAVDFLIGLLT
- a CDS encoding methylated-DNA--[protein]-cysteine S-methyltransferase, producing MYITDYQSPVGILTLESDGENLTGVYYEGQLNKDNPHLEKINQDEQEIFKKVSTWLDAYFEGKNPEINFPYKAVGTEFREQVWNELTKIPYGKTVTYGEIAKKLAEMRGKKKMAAQAVGGAVGSNPISIIIPCHRVVGQNNSLTGYGGGLEIKKQLLAYEHHNSDNFKE